One genomic window of Sulfurovum lithotrophicum includes the following:
- the napG gene encoding ferredoxin-type protein NapG: MANSDNNRRKFMATTLQSVGLTALGGLLWSGYCDEAKASPLVLRPPGALKEEAFLDACIKCGMCAEACYNRDSNIDKETGKQRPGTLQMAKGGDHRLVGTPFFTPRDVPCYMCDDIPCVPVCPSGALDMPSLLDKKGELDINKAQMGLAIVHKESCIAFWGLQCDACYRACPLLDEAISLEYMKNERTGKHAFLLPVVHSDVCTGCGLCEKACVTEKPAIFVLPREHATGKAGAHYVKGWDKKDQERVGNRKAEEIETHTKRSEKAPVDYLNKEIEY; encoded by the coding sequence ATGGCAAACTCCGACAACAACAGACGAAAGTTCATGGCAACGACCCTTCAAAGCGTTGGCTTAACGGCTCTTGGTGGATTGTTGTGGAGTGGCTATTGTGATGAAGCAAAAGCATCACCGCTGGTACTCAGACCGCCGGGGGCATTGAAAGAAGAAGCGTTTCTTGATGCGTGCATTAAGTGTGGAATGTGTGCGGAAGCGTGCTATAATCGTGACAGTAATATAGACAAAGAGACAGGAAAGCAAAGACCTGGAACCCTGCAAATGGCAAAAGGGGGCGACCACCGGCTGGTAGGTACGCCGTTCTTTACACCAAGGGATGTTCCCTGTTATATGTGTGATGATATTCCCTGTGTTCCGGTCTGTCCCTCAGGTGCTTTGGATATGCCAAGCCTTCTTGACAAAAAAGGAGAACTGGATATCAATAAAGCCCAAATGGGATTGGCCATTGTACATAAAGAGAGCTGTATTGCCTTTTGGGGCTTGCAGTGCGATGCCTGTTACCGGGCATGTCCTTTGCTGGATGAAGCGATATCGCTGGAGTATATGAAGAATGAACGAACGGGAAAACATGCATTTTTGCTGCCTGTCGTCCATTCGGATGTCTGTACAGGATGCGGCTTGTGTGAAAAAGCCTGTGTGACTGAAAAACCGGCTATCTTTGTACTGCCGCGTGAACACGCAACAGGAAAAGCAGGAGCTCATTATGTAAAAGGTTGGGACAAAAAAGACCAGGAAAGAGTAGGAAACAGAAAAGCAGAAGAGATAGAAACGCATACAAAACGAAGCGAAAAAGCGCCGGTGGATTATTTGAATAAGGAGATAGAGTATTAA
- the napA gene encoding nitrate reductase catalytic subunit NapA: MALNRREFLKSAAAASAASAVGIAVPSSLNAAANDAQKDWRWDKAACRFCGTGCGIMLATKGGRIVAVKGDPAAPVNRGLNCIKGYFNAKIMYGADRLKTPLLRMNDKGEFDKHGKFRPVSWKRAFDEMEKYAKKALKEKGPEGLAVFASGQYTIMEGYAAQKMMKAGFRSNAIDPNARHCMASAVVGFYQTFGIDEPSGCYDDIEITDTIVTWGSNMAEMHPILWSRVTDRKLSNPDKVKVVNIQTYTHRTCDLGDFNIIFSPNTDLALWNYIAHEIVYNHPEAIDWDFVKQNIVFTAGPLNIGYGMRRAGEKSITPVRKDGSAGKYTALEMQTINKEMEKKISAKEAPALAPYGIKEGDTMKNTAGTLKHWKISFEEYKKSLEPFTLDYVAKIAKGDPNESLESFKKKLKDLAALYIEKDRKVVSFWTMGMNQHTRGTWVNTLSYNVHFLLNKQALPGNGAFSLTGQPSACGTAREVGTFCHRLPADMMVKNPKHRAHAEKTWGIPAGTLNPVGNQHIMKIHRDIEDGVVKFAWVNVCNAYQDSASAKHWIKAAREMDNFIVTSDGYPGISAMVSDLVLPSAMIYEKWGAYGNAERRSQHWRQQVLPVGDAMSDTWQWVEFSKRFTVKDLWGGYTLRNKKKLPNVIADAKKMGYSEDTTMYEILYANKKAKSYKIDTSKFPQKGYDNSEALGDSRNVIGSDGKVFKGYGFMIQEYLWEEYASFGRGHGHDLAPFVVYHKVRGLKWPVVDGKETQWRFNVKYDPYAAKAVKKSGSKSTHAFYGPLAKKILQGDLKGPNKKLGKYALPNKAKIFARPYMDPPEMPDETYDTWLCTGRVLEHWHSGTMTMRVPELFRAVPEALCYMHPGDAKAKGLKRGELAWVESRRGKVKARIETRGRNRPPQGLVFVPWFDEKVFINKVCLDATCPMSKQTDYKKCAVKITKA, encoded by the coding sequence ATGGCTTTAAATAGAAGAGAATTTCTAAAAAGTGCAGCGGCAGCATCTGCGGCCAGCGCTGTGGGAATTGCTGTTCCATCCAGTCTGAACGCGGCAGCGAATGACGCACAGAAAGATTGGAGATGGGATAAAGCAGCATGTCGTTTCTGTGGTACGGGTTGTGGTATCATGCTTGCGACCAAAGGTGGTAGGATCGTAGCGGTTAAGGGTGACCCTGCGGCACCGGTGAACAGAGGTCTTAACTGTATTAAGGGTTACTTTAATGCAAAGATCATGTATGGTGCGGACAGACTGAAAACACCGCTTCTCAGAATGAACGACAAGGGTGAATTTGACAAACATGGTAAATTCAGACCTGTCTCTTGGAAAAGAGCATTCGATGAGATGGAAAAGTATGCGAAAAAAGCATTGAAGGAAAAAGGGCCTGAAGGTTTAGCGGTATTTGCATCCGGTCAGTATACTATTATGGAGGGGTATGCGGCACAGAAAATGATGAAAGCCGGTTTCAGATCGAATGCGATCGACCCGAATGCACGTCACTGTATGGCATCTGCGGTTGTCGGTTTCTATCAGACATTCGGTATCGATGAGCCGTCAGGTTGTTATGACGATATCGAAATTACAGATACCATCGTTACCTGGGGATCCAACATGGCAGAGATGCACCCGATCCTCTGGTCAAGAGTTACGGACAGAAAACTTTCCAATCCTGACAAAGTAAAAGTCGTTAACATCCAGACTTATACACACAGAACCTGTGACCTTGGTGACTTTAACATTATCTTCTCACCAAACACAGACCTTGCGTTGTGGAACTATATTGCGCATGAGATCGTTTATAACCATCCTGAAGCAATCGACTGGGATTTTGTCAAGCAGAATATCGTCTTTACAGCCGGACCACTCAACATCGGTTACGGTATGAGAAGAGCAGGCGAAAAATCCATTACACCAGTCAGGAAAGATGGTAGTGCAGGAAAATACACTGCTCTTGAGATGCAGACCATCAACAAAGAGATGGAGAAAAAGATCTCAGCCAAAGAGGCACCGGCATTGGCACCATATGGTATCAAAGAAGGTGATACAATGAAGAACACAGCCGGTACACTCAAGCACTGGAAGATCTCATTTGAAGAGTACAAGAAGTCACTTGAACCGTTCACGCTCGACTATGTAGCGAAGATCGCAAAAGGTGATCCGAACGAATCTCTTGAATCATTCAAGAAAAAACTTAAAGATCTTGCAGCACTCTATATTGAAAAAGACAGAAAAGTCGTTTCATTCTGGACAATGGGTATGAACCAGCACACCAGAGGTACCTGGGTCAATACACTTTCCTACAATGTTCACTTCCTGCTGAACAAGCAGGCATTGCCGGGTAACGGTGCATTCTCGTTGACAGGTCAGCCTTCAGCATGTGGTACGGCAAGAGAGGTTGGTACATTCTGTCACAGACTTCCTGCCGATATGATGGTGAAAAACCCTAAACACAGAGCACATGCTGAAAAAACATGGGGAATCCCTGCGGGTACATTGAACCCTGTAGGTAACCAGCACATCATGAAGATCCACAGAGATATCGAAGATGGTGTTGTAAAATTTGCATGGGTCAATGTATGTAACGCATACCAGGATTCAGCTTCTGCAAAACACTGGATCAAAGCGGCAAGAGAGATGGATAACTTCATCGTAACTTCCGATGGATACCCAGGTATCTCAGCAATGGTTTCCGACCTTGTACTCCCGTCAGCAATGATCTATGAAAAATGGGGAGCTTACGGAAATGCGGAAAGAAGATCACAGCACTGGAGACAGCAGGTACTTCCTGTAGGTGACGCGATGTCAGATACATGGCAGTGGGTTGAATTCTCCAAGAGATTCACCGTGAAAGACCTTTGGGGCGGTTATACACTTAGAAATAAGAAAAAACTTCCAAACGTCATCGCTGATGCTAAGAAAATGGGATACAGTGAAGATACAACGATGTATGAGATCCTTTATGCGAACAAAAAAGCAAAATCGTACAAAATCGATACTTCCAAGTTCCCTCAGAAAGGATATGACAACTCTGAAGCACTTGGTGACAGCCGAAATGTAATAGGTTCTGATGGCAAGGTATTCAAAGGTTACGGATTCATGATCCAGGAATATCTCTGGGAAGAGTATGCAAGCTTTGGTAGAGGACACGGACATGACCTTGCTCCATTTGTTGTTTACCATAAAGTAAGAGGACTTAAGTGGCCGGTTGTCGACGGTAAAGAGACACAGTGGAGATTTAACGTCAAGTACGATCCGTATGCGGCAAAAGCGGTTAAAAAATCAGGCAGCAAGTCAACACACGCATTCTATGGTCCATTGGCGAAAAAGATCCTTCAGGGTGACTTGAAAGGGCCAAACAAAAAACTTGGCAAATATGCACTTCCTAACAAAGCGAAGATATTTGCAAGACCATATATGGATCCACCGGAAATGCCGGATGAAACTTACGATACATGGTTATGTACAGGTCGTGTTCTCGAGCACTGGCACTCAGGTACGATGACCATGAGAGTCCCTGAACTCTTCCGTGCGGTTCCTGAAGCACTCTGCTATATGCATCCTGGTGATGCCAAAGCAAAAGGTCTCAAGAGAGGCGAACTTGCATGGGTTGAAAGTAGACGTGGTAAAGTAAAAGCAAGAATTGAGACGAGAGGCCGTAACAGACCACCTCAGGGCTTGGTATTCGTTCCTTGGTTCGATGAGAAAGTCTTCATCAACAAAGTATGTCTTGATGCGACATGTCCAATGTCCAAGCAGACAGACTACAAAAAATGTGCAGTTAAGATCACAAAGGCATAA